The following proteins are encoded in a genomic region of Triticum dicoccoides isolate Atlit2015 ecotype Zavitan chromosome 1B, WEW_v2.0, whole genome shotgun sequence:
- the LOC119337486 gene encoding inositol-tetrakisphosphate 1-kinase 5-like — protein sequence MAAAAADSRRYVVGYALAPKKQNSFIKPSLISRAAARGVDLVPVDNARPLADQGPFDLVIHKLYGHDWRAQLQAFSARYPSVPVIDPPHAIDRLHNRISMLQVVSELDVPLTDAASASADGEGHRHTFGIPSQVVVYDAAALADSGLLAALRFPLIAKPLVADGSAKSHKMSLVYHREGLRKLRPPLVLQEFVNHGGVIFKVYVVGGHVTCVKRRSLPDVSKEILEDAASEGTISFSQVSNLPNQRTAEEYYEDMRLEDAVMPPTDFVNEIAGGLRRALGLQLFNFDMIRDVRAGDRYLVIDINYFPGYAKMPGYEIVLTDFFWDMVHKDDVALKEEEQSNHAVVK from the coding sequence atggccgccgccgccgccgacagccgCCGCTACGTCGTCGGCTACGCGCTCGCGCCCAAgaagcagaacagcttcatcaagCCCTCGCTCATCTCCCGCGCGGCGGCGCGCGGCGTCGACCTCGTCCCCGTCGACAACGCGCGGCCCCTCGCGGACCAGGgccccttcgacctcgtcatccacAAGCTCTACGGCCACGACTGGCGCGCCCAGCTCCAGGCCTTCTCCGCCCGCTACCCCTCCGTCCCCGTTATCGACCCGCCCCACGCCATCGACCGCCTCCACAACCGCATCTCCATGCTCCAGGTCGTCTCTGAGCTCGACGTCCCGCTCACcgacgccgcctccgcctccgctgaCGGCGAAGGCCACCGCCACACCTTCGGCATCCCCAGCCAGGTCGTCGTCTACGACGCCGCCGCGCTCGCCGACTCGGGCCTCCTCGCCGCGCTCCGCTTCCCGCTCATCGCCAAGCCCCTCGTCGCCGACGGCAGCGCCAAGTCGCACAAGATGTCCCTCGTCTACCACCGAGAGGGGCTCCGCAAGCTCCGCCCGCCGCTCGTCCTGCAGGAGTTCGTCAACCACGGGGGCGTCATCTTCAAGGTTTACGTCGTCGGCGGCCACGTCACCTGCGTCAAGCGCCGCAGCCTACCGGACGTTTCCAAGGAGATCCTCGAGGACGCCGCCTCCGAGGGCACCATCTCCTTCTCGCAGGTATCCAATCTCCCCAATCAGCGCACTGCCGAGGAGTACTACGAGGACATGCGGCTCGAGGACGCCGTCATGCCGCCCACCGATTTCGTCAACGAGATCGCAGGCGGGCTCCGCCGTGCCCTGGGCCTGCAGCTCTTCAACTTCGACATGATCCGGGATGTTCGTGCCGGGGACCGGTATCTCGTCATTGACATCAACTACTTCCCCGGTTACGCGAAGATGCCCGGCTACGAGATTGTCCTTACTGATTTCTTCTGGGATATGGTTCACAAGGACGACGTGGCCCTCAAGGAGGAGGAGCAGAGCAATCATGCTGTTGTGAAATGA